Proteins encoded together in one Ciona intestinalis chromosome 1, KH, whole genome shotgun sequence window:
- the LOC100182107 gene encoding uncharacterized protein LOC100182107, whose amino-acid sequence MTGKLIAFLSLLALSVNCEHPGIKIKGNYELLEFVKNAVVNFVEEYASLSFENVEATFDIDDGNYKYSLINVSLNALTFGDASRISALPPRVLVFHSTSMGIALGGSYQISSGDSIVNSGDFSAIFTNNNFAAFVELTIQNEVLVAIPTNCVVVGNSQGAIVTGINAYLSPEHQINLNKVVLENLKNTFSSTVCASLRNYLGRSVNNFFATNLAGVPIISTVRMDASVYGPPATVPDFIEIGLNGKCYPGNDSTITYTFPRHALRAFSSSSRMLKLIAGEYTAKTLVHALHSAGLLNVTPAQIAQFVTIPINTLTMSFLMPGFRQYGVKPVSFQISIVNPPDISIASSGVTLSGMAEIGFTVNNNGQKIEALVLESNLTLSGNVIASTSTVGAQITSVQFTLAQKSSLVGDAPVAGLKILLDGIIKRNVVPALNTLLRNGFALPTIYGFNFTNLELALYDGAVELSGNIEGQLAS is encoded by the exons ATGACAGGCAAGTTGATAGCTTTTCTTTCACTCCTGGCGTTGTCAGTGAACTGTGAGCACCCAGGGATCAAAATAAAAGGGAACTACGAATTGCTTGAGTTTG TTAAAAACGCGGTTGTAAACTTTGTTGAGGAATATGCAAGTCTTAGTTTCGAAAATGTGGAAGCGACCTTCGACATAGACGACGGCAATTACAAATATTCACttataaa TGTGTCGCTAAATGCACTGACGTTTGGAGACGCGTCTCGTATCTCAGCCTTACCCCCGAGAGTTTTGGTGTTTCACTCCACTTCTATGGGGATTGCACTTGGTGGAAGTTACCAAATATCTTCTGGTGACAG TATTGTGAATAGCGGAGATTTTTCTGCAATATTCACCAACAATAATTTTGCGGCGTTCGTTGAACTCACCATCCAGAACGAAGTTCTTGTG GCCATTCCGACCAATTGCGTGGTTGTTGGTAATTCTCAAGGAGCAATAGTGACAGGCATCAATGCATATCTATCACCAGAACACCAAATCAATCTAAACAAAGTGGTTTtagaaaatttgaaaaacacGTTTAGTTCCACG GTGTGCGCGTCTTTGCGAAACTACCTCGGACGAAGTGTGAACAATTTCTTTGCCACAAATCTtg CTGGAGTCCCAATAATCAGCACTGTCAGAATGGATGCATCTGTGTATGGACCACCTGCCACTGTACCAGACTTTATTGAAATTGGTTTGAATGGAAAATGCTATCCCGGCAATGATTCCACGATAAC TTACACCTTCCCAAGACATGCTCTCAGAGCCTTCAGCAGCTCCAGTCGAATGCTAAAATTAATTGCTGGTGAATACACAGCCAAGACGTTGGTGCACGCTTTGCACAGTGCTGGGCTACTTAATGTTACTCCAGCTCAG ATCGCTCAGTTCGTTACGATTCCCATAAACACACTAACGATGAGTTTTCTAATGCCTGGCTTTCGTCAATACGGAGTAAA acCCGTATCGTTTCAAATCTCGATCGTGAATCCTCCAGATATTAGTATTGCATCCTCAGGTGTGACATTGTCAGGTATGGCAGAGATTGGATTCACCGTGAATAATAATGGGCAGAAAATCGAAGCTTTAGTTCTGGAATCC AACTTAACCTTGTCCGGCAACGTGATTGCCTCTACAAGCACTGTCGGCGCTCAAATAACTTCAGTCCAATTTACATTGGCTCAAAAAAGCAGTCTTGTTGGTGACGCTCCTGTGGCCGGACTTAAAATTCTTTTAGATGGAATTATTAAACGAAACGTCGTCCCTGCTTTGAATA CATTGCTAAGGAACGGGTTCGCACTTCCAACCATATACGGTTTCAACTTCACAAATCTTGAACTTGCCTTATACGAT gGAGCTGTTGAGCTGTCTGGGAATATAGAAGGCCAACTTGCAAGCTAG